The following proteins are co-located in the Hydractinia symbiolongicarpus strain clone_291-10 chromosome 7, HSymV2.1, whole genome shotgun sequence genome:
- the LOC130649393 gene encoding prefoldin subunit 1-like, with amino-acid sequence MSSDTTFDADLKKAFQELQAKVITTTQQVKLAEAQMAQLSRNITHAKLTDQELSSLPENTRTYQAVGRMFLLEPIDQVRSDLKKKIGDGEAKIKTIEQNKEYLQKSVKDHENSIREMLSARR; translated from the coding sequence atgtcatCAGATACAACTTTTGATGCAGATTTGAAGAAAGCTTTTCAAGAGCTTCAAGCTAAAGTTATAACAACAACACAACAAGTAAAATTAGCAGAAGCGCAGATGGCTCAACTGAGTAGGAACATAACTCATGCAAAGTTGACAGATCAGGAACTCTCTTCTTTGCCTGAAAATACAAGGACATACCAAGCTGTAGGACGCATGTTTTTGTTAGAACCCATTGATCAAGTACGTTctgatttaaaaaagaaaattggagatggtgaagcaaaaataaaaacaattgaaCAAAATAAAGAGTACTTGCAAAAGAGTGTAAAAGATCATGAAAATAGCATCCGAGAAATGTTATCAGCAAGACGTTGA